Below is a genomic region from Doryrhamphus excisus isolate RoL2022-K1 chromosome 16, RoL_Dexc_1.0, whole genome shotgun sequence.
ACGTTTGGCAATACCACTGTCAAAGAACATGTTATGTGCTGTAGACGTAATTGGTGTCGTTGTGTTTAGATTGCTAAAGATAGTTAAACAGGCAAAACACACTCGCGCCAGGTCTTATCTGATCAATGTTGTTAAAGCAAGcattatgtttttcatttttcctccaAGAAAGCTTCTatcagcttgctttgcaacgtAATAAGCAAATATCCGTCGGAAATGCACATTTTGAGATAAAATTCCCAACTTCTGCTGAAAAATatgtgtgttgaaaaataatggTGTGTGATATATgctataataatgtaaattgtAGGTCAAACAGCTAACAATATGAGCACAGTACAGTGCAGACTTCTACTAAAgtattatatagttatattatattatagtctATAGTAAGGTATTACTGTATGTTGTGTtattcatatacatatgtactgtatacaggtGAAAATGCAAGGTCCTTTGAACTGAAGAACAATAAACCAACAGGAGTGCCACCTACCCATCCTAATGTCTGATGGCAGTGTTGTCCATTTATTTGAATTCTTCTGCTTTATCAGATTGCAGTGTGCCCAGCAAGCTATCATGGGATGATCTTGAAGCCTTGTGCCGCTCAGAGAGGCTCCACTGTAAAGATTTCGGCATAACCAAAGCTAACGTCAATGATTATGAGGTGGAGTTCCTCTGTGACTACAAGAAGACTAAAGTAAGttactgttatttttattatgtctcTAATCACAGACAACGATTGATTTCTGAGAGATATATGTACTGTTTatggtttagatcaggggtctcaaactcaatttacctgggggccactggagctagggtctgggcaaggctgggccacatcaggttttccaaaaaaacaaaaacaaaaacgcgtttattaaaaacagaaaaataaataaactttgctttggttccgattttctacaagtaaagctctgataaaacattacactgttctaaaatatcttattttttatttttctacacaaaataagttgaaaaataaataaacaaatcaagaataaagaaaatcaatcaatcagtaatacataaataaatataataataataaaacggcaaataataaaaacttgagaaaccacatattgttggtgggtagacattatttttttcagattaaaattaacaaagcattattagagccctgtagacatgacaaaacacctctatagtcacattcatactctttttatttacaacatattgcgcaactgcagggtcttgtgacacatgctaactcgcaaactagagagctcgcgacctaaacagtagcctccaagttattccctttaaacttaaaaagccaaaaacttaccactgccacacagatagggaggataactattaacagttatttaacctttaacatgaacattaatcaaacgtaataattttttctgggtacatgataccatacagcatccatatcaaacttgcgcgggcctcactaacattaaactttcatatcaaggcaggggcctcaaactagtgtcctgcgggccacatttggcctgtgggctgtgtgtttgagacccctggtttagataaAATCATTATCTTTAGTTGAGGTTTTGTCATGTGAGTTCTAAAATTGCTAACAGAGAATGTGTATTTCAGGAAGAGGAGTTTTACCTGGTAAAATGGAGGGGCTTTCCAGAGTCCGTCAACACCTGGGAACCTAAAAGGAACCTCAAATGCCCCAAACTGATGAAGCAGTTCCACCTAGACCTGGATCAGGAGCTGAGACGCCAGAAAAGACGAAACATCCCTAAAAAGCTGGATAAGGAAACCTCAACCTTTTTAGTTTTGAAAGCTAAACTACGTCAGCGACTGGAACGCTGGGGGTTCCAGCTCAACCAAACATGTAACCATCCTGGGCGCATCTTTGTCAGCAACGATGTCGACCTCGAGGGTCCACCTAAGAACTTCACTTACATCAACCACTACAAAGCAGGCCCGGgtattgtttttgatgaaatggCTGTGGGTTGTGAGTGTAAAAACTGCTTAGAAGAACCTGTGAACGGATGTTGTCCCGGTGCATCCTTGCACCGTCTTGCCTACAATGAACTTGGCCAGGTTCGGATCCGCCCGGGGGAGCCCATATACGAGTGTAACTCTCAGTGCCTTTGTGGCCCAGACTGCCCCAACAGAGTGGTGCAAAAAGGCATTCAGGTTGACCTGTGTATCTTTAAGACTGACAACGGTCGTGGATGGGGAATCCGTACTCTGCAGCATATCAGGAAGAACACATTTGTCATGGAATATGTAGGAGAGGTAAGAAAAATACTTCAAGGGTGCTGACCTGCCAGAGCAGAACAGCAATGTTTGAATATTCAGAAGACAAACAGTTCTAAAATCACTATGAAAACCATCTCACATTCTGCAGTGTTCTGAAGTGTCAACACTTAATTCTTGTTTCTTTCAGATCATCACAACAGACGAAGCAGAGAAACGAGGTCACATATACGACCGCCAAGGCTCTACATACCTATTTGACTTGGACTACGTAGAAGACGTGTACACAGTGGATGCTGCTCATCAAGGAAACGTCTCTCACTTTGTCAACCACAGTGTAGGTGTAGCCAactgtgctttttctttggttaCTATTTGATTTGAAGAATGCATTTTGTGGATATGACTTACCTCACTCCTATCTTTTTCTGGGTTTTCAGTGTAATCCAAACCTACAAGTGTTCAATGTGTTTATTGACAACATCGATGAGCGACTCCCACGAATCGCTTTATTTTCAACACGGGCTATTCGGGCAGGAGAGGAACTCACCTTTGACTATAAGATGAAAAGTAAGTCTCAAGTTTAAACGCAACCTACTGTGCTTTTTCTATAAATGGGCTATTATATGGTCTGCAAAATGCCTGCACTACGTAAACGTGGACCTatgtatctggaagtcctcaggaatgtgaaccaatcacagcagagtggccaTACCTAGAGGAGTGCCagaggtggaataaattaaacagaccgttttgggtCAAAAGTAgaaatttcatggaaaacaGTGCAgactagggcggcacggcggacgagtggttaacgcacagacctcacagctaggaccagggttcaattccaccctcggccatctctgtgtggactttgcatgttctccccgtgcatgcgtgggttttctccgggtactccggtttcctcccacattccaaaaacatgctaggttaattggccattccaaattgtccataggtatgaatgtgagtgtgaatggttgtttgtctatatgtgccttgtgattggctggcgaccagtccagggtgtaccccgcctctcgccccaagacagctgggataggctccagcacccccgctttttcctcacgaggaaaaagcggtagaaaatgaatgaatgaatgacagtgcAGACTAGCTTGTCGTACTATTTGTTATAACTGATATAGCACAGTTAAAATAGTCAAATCTAATTTTTCACACCCCAATTTccatatgatttttttgttgaaaaagttGGACTAAATTAGCCTCATTTTTTGTTCACCGTCTCGGCCGTCAAACTAGTCCTTTTGCCCTCTGTGGCACCATTCCACGAAATCATGTCACCCCACATAGTATATcctctaacccaggggtgggcaaatatttggactcgagggccacattgagttaacaaaattgtctggggggccagaacatatatttaacacacacacactattttatgcttatcattttccttgaattatttgtctaattttatctgtaaaagtgttatcctatatcagttgtatgttctcatgtcccttttttaggagcactttaaacatcacaccacatcaaactatgtcatttaatttgacagttttgttgtttatttttgactaaatcagacatccgacttgcaagtcatgttgccagtttgtatgttaaaagttgaagttacttagaaagcaactggcgggccggattcaaacgcttggtgggccgcatgtggcccccaggccgtagtttgcccacccctgctctaacccATGTAAGTTCATATAGACGCCAATCAATAGATGAACGTGCTtagaaataagacaaaacaatCTGTCTTACTCTGAAACCTTTGTTTGCTTCCAGTTGATCCAGTAGACACAGAAAGCTCCAAGATGGACTCCAGTTTCACCCTAGCGGGTGTCTCCAGTTCTCCAAAGAAAAGGATTCGAGTGGAGTGTCGTTGCGGATCCGACTCGTGCAGAAAATATCTGTTCTAACATGGGACtggtgattaaaaaaacaaaacaaaacactgatttctggacacatttttttttaacaaaagctCTTTATACATTTCCAACTTCTTAAAAACACAACCTGACACAATCTCCTACagacgtatagacaaacaaccattcacactcacattcatacctatggaaaatttggagttgccaattaacctagcatgtttttggaatatggaaggaaacccatgcattcacggggagaacatgcaaactccacacagagatggctgagggtggaatcgaactccggtctcctagctgtgaggcctgtgcgctaaccactctaccgccgtgcagcctaaaacatttttcaacccaaataaaaaatcaaagaacattACCACTGGCTAGCTGGTATTCATATACTTGTAAATTCATGTATTcaatgacaacaaacataactgCATCCTTGTGTTATGTGGTATATTCACTCCTGCCGAAAGACCAGCTGAAAATGTTGCACTGTTGAATCTTAAAGAGATTCTAAGTTGAGCTTCAGGTGCTCCCTGCCACAGCCAGTCTTGGGTGTTCTTTGAATGTACTGAGTTTGACTCCCCGTAACAAGATTTTGTCAGTACAAGTTGGATTCATACTGTGACCACAATGCAGTGAAATAAatagtttttgtattttttctttctatGTTTTGGGAACTTTTAAAATGGATATTTAAGCATTTTTGTGAACATGTTTGAGTACAAAgtgtaaataaatgattataaatgtgacatattactatttattcattttggttGTGTGTAAAGATCTCATTCTAGTAGGACGATAGTAAAACTTTGGGTGCAACCTGCAGACTGTCTGGTATGAGACTCACCACCATAGCGcggtagtggttagcgcgcagacctcacagcgaggagaccagggttcaattccaccctcggccatctctgtgtggagtttgcatgttctccccgtgcatgcgtgggttttctccgggtactccggtttcctcccaaccattccagggtgtaccccgcctctcgcccaaagacagctgggataagttccagcccccccctcccccgcgacccttgtgaggaaaaagtggtagaaaatgaatgaatgaatgcatgaatttaCCCATTGAATTGTATTTAATCTccaattgtttttaattgttttcttccataaaaatggctgaatttgCAGATTTCCAGACGAAACTACAGTGAGGCCAACGTAAGCACGGCTTCTTGGCTTAGTGTGCAATCCCTGCCTACCATCTTAGTTTGGCTCATGGTGCCTGCCAGGATGTAATGCAATAATTAATGTTGCATAagcatttattatacaccatgactttctaTAACGATGTAATGTGTAATGTAAGTGTGAAGGGAAGGATGTCAACACAACTGAtgtatattttctgtattttaatttaatattccAAAGATCGAGGCATCTATTTGGCTAGACCtggtgtatatattatatatataaagcagAAATAGGTGAGCACTCATGTGGCTGACCATCATGCAGTTTGAGTATGACCAATCACCACctaatcagtccagggtgtagtcaTCTACCATGACCCTAAACAGTTGACTTCGGACTTGGctcgacctgtcttgtcttgggatatgacttgagacttgcaaaacacttGACTTTCTCCCACCATGACAACGTCCTGTCTTCATGTGGTAAAATATGGTCTGCTGGCTAGCCGCATAACCCTGTACGTGTTGAGTCCTGGCGAATCGAAACCTGGTGAAACACCTTTTTTATTAAAGAGGTAAAAATTAAATAGTTGTCTGTCTTGTCTCTCCAGGGAGACCGAGGCACTGTTGAACATTAACTTGCATGGGTATGGGCTCTTGAATACCACTCTGAACACCCTATCCTGAAGGTACTCTAAATGGACGGTTTGGTAATCGGATGGAACACTTTTCTCCACTAGCGGTCCAAATTGCTGCATGACCAAAGCACCGTCGGATCCTGCTTTGATCTCATAGAAAGTCATATTCTTGTAAGTGAAAAATCCTATATAAGGAGCTGGGTCAGGTGGTGGTCTTAGAGTGAGTTCAGCATCCCTGAATGCGCCTTCCACTGCAGGGATAAGATGGCTGTAGACCTTGCTCACTAAATCCTCGTTTGACGGTCTGATTCCGGCCATCAAGATCACCAGTCCCAGTTTAAGTCGTGGCACAAGGGAGAGCGAGGCTGCATAGCCATCCAAATCTCCATCCTTTCTTACCAAGTCGTACCCCAAGTGTTGGTTGATCTCCCACGGTGTGCCTGTGTAGTTAGCAAAGTAGCCACTCTGGCATTGGAAAAGTGGGGCGAGCATGGTGTTCAGGGTGTCCTTTCGGAGTAGCGTCCTGCTGTATGAGCCCAGAAGCGCCATTATAAGTTTGGCCATGTCAGCTGTTGTAGAGAACATTTGACCTGCAGGTCGATACCAGCCCAAATCGTATAGAGGTGCGGGCTGACCGTTGCTATAGACACCCACTGCCATGTGTCTCTGAATCACAGGAGTCATATCGAAACCAGTGTTCTCCATTCCGAGCTGatccaaaatattatggaaaaccCACTTCTCAAAGTCCATTCCAGTCAGCTTCTGGGCCAGGATGTTGGCCAGTAAGGAAAAGGCAACATTGCTATAGTGGCATCTGTGGGTAAGACACAATGTAACCATCAATAAATTCATGGAACCAAAGAGATGTACTGTCTTTAAACTGTCTTACTTTGTTCCAGGATCTGCAACAAG
It encodes:
- the suv39h1a gene encoding histone-lysine N-methyltransferase SUV39H1-A, producing the protein MAENLKDCSVPSKLSWDDLEALCRSERLHCKDFGITKANVNDYEVEFLCDYKKTKEEEFYLVKWRGFPESVNTWEPKRNLKCPKLMKQFHLDLDQELRRQKRRNIPKKLDKETSTFLVLKAKLRQRLERWGFQLNQTCNHPGRIFVSNDVDLEGPPKNFTYINHYKAGPGIVFDEMAVGCECKNCLEEPVNGCCPGASLHRLAYNELGQVRIRPGEPIYECNSQCLCGPDCPNRVVQKGIQVDLCIFKTDNGRGWGIRTLQHIRKNTFVMEYVGEIITTDEAEKRGHIYDRQGSTYLFDLDYVEDVYTVDAAHQGNVSHFVNHSCNPNLQVFNVFIDNIDERLPRIALFSTRAIRAGEELTFDYKMKIDPVDTESSKMDSSFTLAGVSSSPKKRIRVECRCGSDSCRKYLF
- the lactbl1a gene encoding putative beta-lactamase-like 1, encoding MKVKWTMLGMVVFFLLSVVMTFCFIWQYRIPKLKTVAIQEAPVEEMCPRYPEPVPLKHPIIALRVALEKVDLLLRTSVDRTKLPALSAVLVLNDSVLWIGNFGKKNISDPESTAPNEYTVYRIASLSKIFPTVMLYKLWEEGLVGSLDDSLEKYADNFTIKNPLGRSGKSASSRVRTFNRRLPAITLRRMASHLSGLPRRLRSTNLLWSGDTQAALNLLQDDVLVADPGTKCHYSNVAFSLLANILAQKLTGMDFEKWVFHNILDQLGMENTGFDMTPVIQRHMAVGVYSNGQPAPLYDLGWYRPAGQMFSTTADMAKLIMALLGSYSRTLLRKDTLNTMLAPLFQCQSGYFANYTGTPWEINQHLGYDLVRKDGDLDGYAASLSLVPRLKLGLVILMAGIRPSNEDLVSKVYSHLIPAVEGAFRDAELTLRPPPDPAPYIGFFTYKNMTFYEIKAGSDGALVMQQFGPLVEKSVPSDYQTVHLEYLQDRVFRVVFKSPYPCKLMFNSASVSLERQDRQLFNFYLFNKKGVSPGFDSPGLNTYRVMRLASRPYFTT